The Bernardetia sp. ABR2-2B DNA window GTTGAAAGAGGCTATCAAGCCAAAAAAAGAGGAGGAAATAGCAAAGTATGATATGGGTTATTATTTTGATGCCCTAGAAAGAAAGCAAATAGTAAATGGAAAGGCGAAAGCTACAAGACAAAACTATAAAACATTAAGAAGTCGTTTAGCTCTTTATGAAAGAAGTCGAAAGGTAAAGCTTACTTTTGAAGGCTTTGATTCTATGAGGCATACAGATTTTATGGAATGGTTGATTTATGAAAAAAACAATCATCCTAATACAATAGCAAAACGGAATCAATGTTTAAAGCATTTTTTTGATTTTTGTAAAGATGACCATGGTGTTAATGTAAACCCTTTTTATGAGAAAATAAAAATAGTTACAGTTGATACACCAACCATTTTTCTAGAAGAAAATGAATTAGAAGTTCTTGAGAATATTCAAGTAGATTCTTATTTAGAGAAAACAAGAGATTGTTATCTATTTGCTTGTTATACAGGTAGAAGATACTCTGAGATTGCTGAGTTCACTTATGACCAATTATCCATAAATGACGCTGGATTGGAAATAATGACTTTTTACGAAGAGAAAAAAATTCGTAAAGGTAATTTAGTTGTGGCACTAAATGATAAAGCTATAGCTATAATTGACAAATACAGAAGTAATAATGTTAGAAGTGAGAAGAAAAGATTTGTTCTTCCAACAATGACAAATCAGAGATTAAATAAATACTTAAAAGAACTTGGGCATTTAGCAGAGATAGATACGCCTACAGAGAAAATTATATATGAACAAGGTACTCCAACGAGGGTAATTGTACCAAAATATGAGTTAATGGATTTTCATACAGCAAGACACACTTATGCAACATTGAGCCTTCAAAAAGGTATGGCTATAGAGGTTTTGCAGAAAGAGCTTAATCATGCTAAAATTACACAAACGATGCATTACGCTAAAATAGTAAAATCATATCAACATAGAGAATCATTAAAGGCGTGGAATACAGATAAAATTATTCAAAAATCTTCTGTAATAACAAACCCATCTCAAGAGCTAGAAAGGGTGAAAGAAAAAATTATGATTGCCAATAAAGCCAATAAATCGTATTTAGATTTGGATTATGAATTAGACAGCTTCATAATAAACGATTTAACCTCAAAAGGTTTTTTAATTAAAGTTCCTTCTCCAATAGAAAAATTAAAAGGAATCTTTCACATTATTTCTTGGTAGTGATTACAATCGACTGCAATTTTCGTATATTCTCAATTGCAGAAGCAAACATTCATTAAAGAGTTGCCGCTCTTAAAATGAACTTAAAAAAAAGACAATATCTCAACGAGATATTGTCTTTTTTTATCAATCATTGTCTTTTACAGAGTCTTCCAATAAATCTGCAAAGCGTTCTATAATTTTCTGTTGAGAAGTAATTACTTTTTCCAAAGTAGAAATATAGGCTTGATTATCTGCAATTTTTTGAGACAAAAATTTTATTTGAGAATTAATAATTATATTATTTTTTTTAACTCGTAGTTTATTATCTTTGAAATAAATATTTTAATCATAGCTTTATTTTAATTTTTAAAAGCCGTAAAAGTACAATAACAAAGAGTAATGACAAATAAAAATTCAAATATAATTATCAATTCTAAAATAAGTAAGGATGTAAATCAAGTACAAAATAACTACTCTAAAAAAGAGCAATCAGAAAATACATTTACACTTGCTCAAGCATTTCAAGAAATAAAACAATTGAGAAAAGAGGTTAAAGCTCTAAAACTACAAGTCAAAAAACAAAAGCCTTAATCTATCCACTTCATTTCTACCTCTTCCCTATTCAAGCATTTTATTTCTTGATTAGGATACTTCTTACGATAGCGATTGAGAATATATTGAACGTATTTTGGTTCAATCTCTGTTCCGTAGGCTATTCTATCAGTTGCTTCGGCTCCCATAATCGTTGTTCCAGAACCCATAAACCAATCAATAATAATTTCTTGTTCATCAGATACATCAAGACAAACATCAGCTACCATCTGTACAGGTTTTGGGGTTGGATGGTTAGATAAAGCATCACGGTCTGGATTGGCAAAGCTATTCGCAGTTGGATAATCTACTACATTTGGTCTGAATCTATCTGCCAAGCCTAATTTAGAAGTGTGTTTTGCATCTCCATTTTTGAAAATGAAAATGAGCTCGTGTTTGGCCCTGTAAAAACTGCCATTACCAGCTTGATTTTTATTCCAAACAAGTAGTTGCTTTGGCTCTCTCGTTCCAAAAACAGGATAAGCTCCTTCACATACGTGCCAAGCGTGTCTGAAATCCATACATAGATAAATAATAGCTCCATCGACGCTGTGTTTTGCAGCTGTTTCATAAATTTGTTGAATGAATAACGAAAATTCTTTGTCAGACATCTCTCCAGCTCCTTCTGCAAAATCTGTATGCGTATGTTTTCCTTTTCCACTAAAAAAATTAGTTGGTAGGTTATAAGGAGGGTCTGTAAAGACTACTCTTGCCTTTTTACCATTCATCAAAACAGCTACTTCTTTCTCATCTTTGAAGGACCCACAATATAATCTATGCTTTCCAAGCTCATAAATATCTCCAGCTTTTACCCATAACTCTTGGTCAGATAAAGCTTCTATTTTTTCGGAGTGATTTTCGTCTTGTTCGTCCTCAATATTATCTGTCAGGTTATGGAAATCAAACTTTTGCTTTAGTTTATCAAAAGAAAGTTGAGGCAAACTTATATAGTCTTCCAACTCTTTTATATCTAAATCATAATCATTTACAAAAGTATTCATTCCTTCGTAAGTAATTTTAGCATACGAAGAAGAATAAACTAGAACCAAACGAGCTGCATCTTGTTTGTCTTTACATTCTAGTATCTCCATTGGTAATAATAAAGGAACTTCATATCCTTCTTCAATCATTTCTTTCAAAAGCATTATTCTATGCTTTCCATCTAAGCAATATATAAGCCCCCCTTCTTCTTCATTTATCCAACCTTTTAAAGAGAGAACAAATCCATTTTCTGCAAAACTTGCTTTCAATCTTTGTCTTTCCGTTTTTGGCAATTCTTTAAAATCTTCCTGCTGTATAAATACAACCTCTTGCCAATTAACCATTATCACTTTCAAAACCCTATTCTTAATTACTTTTGGGTCAATTACAACACTATCTCTTTGCATAATTTTAAATAAATTCCTTATATTTTAATAAATTTGTAAATAAAACGCTAATT harbors:
- a CDS encoding tyrosine-type recombinase/integrase — translated: MKNIQQNEAKIYMKSDVLSNGHSHLMLSFSYDGNRLRMYTGESCLPEHFEKAKQRVNRKHPFQLETNAILNKLCTEVVAEYKRFKLQGIIPTKEQLKEAIKPKKEEEIAKYDMGYYFDALERKQIVNGKAKATRQNYKTLRSRLALYERSRKVKLTFEGFDSMRHTDFMEWLIYEKNNHPNTIAKRNQCLKHFFDFCKDDHGVNVNPFYEKIKIVTVDTPTIFLEENELEVLENIQVDSYLEKTRDCYLFACYTGRRYSEIAEFTYDQLSINDAGLEIMTFYEEKKIRKGNLVVALNDKAIAIIDKYRSNNVRSEKKRFVLPTMTNQRLNKYLKELGHLAEIDTPTEKIIYEQGTPTRVIVPKYELMDFHTARHTYATLSLQKGMAIEVLQKELNHAKITQTMHYAKIVKSYQHRESLKAWNTDKIIQKSSVITNPSQELERVKEKIMIANKANKSYLDLDYELDSFIINDLTSKGFLIKVPSPIEKLKGIFHIISW
- a CDS encoding site-specific DNA-methyltransferase, whose amino-acid sequence is MQRDSVVIDPKVIKNRVLKVIMVNWQEVVFIQQEDFKELPKTERQRLKASFAENGFVLSLKGWINEEEGGLIYCLDGKHRIMLLKEMIEEGYEVPLLLPMEILECKDKQDAARLVLVYSSSYAKITYEGMNTFVNDYDLDIKELEDYISLPQLSFDKLKQKFDFHNLTDNIEDEQDENHSEKIEALSDQELWVKAGDIYELGKHRLYCGSFKDEKEVAVLMNGKKARVVFTDPPYNLPTNFFSGKGKHTHTDFAEGAGEMSDKEFSLFIQQIYETAAKHSVDGAIIYLCMDFRHAWHVCEGAYPVFGTREPKQLLVWNKNQAGNGSFYRAKHELIFIFKNGDAKHTSKLGLADRFRPNVVDYPTANSFANPDRDALSNHPTPKPVQMVADVCLDVSDEQEIIIDWFMGSGTTIMGAEATDRIAYGTEIEPKYVQYILNRYRKKYPNQEIKCLNREEVEMKWID